A genomic region of Pseudomonas sp. KU43P contains the following coding sequences:
- a CDS encoding ABC transporter permease, whose amino-acid sequence MLSPYMSPVERVWFYSLRILCGLILLFLVLPVLVIVPLSFNSGSFLVYPLQGFSLQWYHDFFASAEWMRALKNSIIVAPAATLLAMVFGTLASIGLTRGDFPGKSLVMALVISPMVVPVVIIGVASYLFFAPLGMGNSFISLILVHAVLGVPFVIITVSATLQGFNYNLVRAAASLGASPLLTFRRVTLPLIAPGVISGALFAFATSFDEVVVTLFLAGPEQATLPRQMFSGIRENLSPTIAAAATLLIAFSVVLLLTLEWLRGRSEKLRTQQPA is encoded by the coding sequence ATGTTGAGCCCATACATGTCGCCCGTGGAGCGGGTGTGGTTCTACAGCCTGCGAATCCTGTGCGGCCTGATCCTGCTGTTCCTGGTGTTGCCGGTGCTGGTGATCGTGCCGCTGTCGTTCAACAGTGGCAGTTTCCTGGTGTACCCACTGCAAGGCTTCTCGTTGCAGTGGTACCACGACTTCTTCGCCTCGGCGGAATGGATGCGAGCGCTGAAGAACAGCATCATCGTCGCTCCGGCGGCAACGCTTCTGGCCATGGTATTCGGTACCCTGGCGTCCATCGGACTGACCCGCGGCGATTTCCCGGGCAAGTCTCTGGTGATGGCGCTGGTGATTTCGCCAATGGTGGTGCCTGTCGTGATCATCGGCGTGGCCAGTTACCTGTTCTTCGCCCCGCTGGGCATGGGCAACAGCTTCATTTCGCTGATTCTGGTGCATGCGGTACTGGGCGTGCCTTTCGTCATCATCACCGTGTCGGCCACCTTGCAGGGGTTCAACTACAACCTGGTGCGGGCGGCTGCCAGCCTCGGTGCCTCGCCGCTGCTGACCTTCCGCCGGGTGACCTTGCCGCTGATTGCGCCTGGGGTGATTTCCGGTGCGCTGTTCGCCTTCGCCACGTCGTTCGATGAAGTGGTGGTGACGCTGTTCCTCGCTGGCCCGGAGCAGGCGACCTTGCCGCGGCAGATGTTCAGCGGCATTCGCGAGAACCTCAGCCCGACGATTGCGGCGGCGGCGACCTTGCTGATTGCCTTCTCGGTGGTGCTGTTGCTCACCCTGGAGTGGTTGCGTGGGCGCAGCGAGAAGCTGAGAACCCAGCAGCCTGCTTGA
- the estP gene encoding esterase EstP: MRKAPLLSFALASLALACGQALATPSPYSTLIVFGDSLSDAGQFPDLTGGTSGSRFTNRDAQGNFAPVSPMILGSKLGFGASELGPSTSPGNAAQGLPDGNNWAVGGYTTEQILASITNTSETVIPPGQPGAGTVLRERPGYLANGLRADPDALYYLTGGGNDFLQGLVNTPADAAAAGARLAASAQALQQGGARYIMVWLLPDLGQTPNFSGTPLQNPLSQLSGVFNQSLINQLGQIDAEIIPLNIPLLLNEALANPTDFGLAGGQNLVGTCYSGSNCVENPVYGINGLTPDPTKLLFNDSVHPTIAGQQLIADYAYSILAAPWELTLLPEMGHASLRAHQDELRNQWQTPWQAVGQWQAFVSAGAQFLDFDDQRSAASANGHGYNLTLGGSYRLTDAWRLGLAGGVYRQKLEAGQQDSDYKLDSYLATAFAQFRQDRWWADAALTAGHLDYRDLKRTFALGVNDRSEKGDTDGEAWAVTGRLGYNLATEASSWQLAPFISADYARVKVDGYDEKSVRSTALGFDDQDRTSRRLGVGMLGSVQVLANTRLIAEVAQEHEFEDDQQDVTLHLTTLPANDFTLTGYTPHSDLTRASLGVSHELLAGVHLRGHYNWRKSDDLTQQGVSLGVSVDF, encoded by the coding sequence ATGCGCAAAGCTCCGCTGCTGAGTTTCGCCCTTGCCTCGCTGGCTCTGGCGTGTGGCCAGGCACTCGCGACCCCCTCCCCTTACTCCACCCTGATCGTGTTCGGAGACAGCCTCAGCGATGCCGGGCAATTTCCCGACCTGACGGGCGGTACATCAGGTTCACGCTTCACCAACCGTGATGCTCAGGGCAATTTCGCACCCGTATCTCCGATGATTCTCGGTAGCAAACTGGGCTTCGGCGCCAGCGAACTGGGCCCGTCGACATCACCCGGCAACGCGGCCCAGGGTCTACCCGACGGCAACAACTGGGCCGTCGGCGGCTATACCACCGAACAGATCCTGGCATCGATCACCAATACCTCCGAAACAGTCATCCCTCCCGGCCAACCAGGGGCCGGGACGGTGCTGCGGGAGCGGCCGGGCTACCTCGCCAACGGCCTGCGGGCCGACCCCGATGCGCTCTACTACCTGACCGGCGGGGGCAACGACTTCCTTCAAGGTCTGGTCAACACCCCCGCCGATGCCGCAGCTGCCGGTGCTCGCCTGGCGGCCAGTGCCCAGGCCCTGCAGCAGGGTGGCGCACGCTACATCATGGTCTGGCTGCTGCCCGACCTGGGCCAGACGCCAAACTTCAGCGGTACGCCCTTGCAGAACCCACTGTCGCAACTCTCCGGCGTATTCAACCAGTCGCTGATCAACCAGCTCGGCCAGATCGACGCCGAGATCATTCCGTTGAACATTCCGCTATTGCTCAACGAAGCACTGGCCAACCCGACCGATTTCGGCCTGGCCGGCGGCCAGAACCTCGTGGGCACCTGCTACAGCGGCAGCAACTGCGTGGAAAACCCTGTGTACGGCATCAACGGCCTCACCCCCGACCCAACCAAGCTGCTGTTCAACGACTCTGTACACCCGACCATCGCCGGCCAACAGCTGATCGCCGACTACGCCTACTCGATTCTTGCTGCCCCGTGGGAACTGACACTGCTGCCGGAAATGGGCCACGCCAGCCTGCGTGCTCACCAGGACGAGCTGCGTAACCAGTGGCAGACGCCCTGGCAGGCTGTGGGGCAATGGCAGGCCTTCGTCAGCGCTGGCGCCCAGTTCCTGGACTTCGATGACCAGCGCAGCGCGGCCAGTGCAAACGGGCATGGCTACAACCTGACCCTTGGAGGTAGCTATCGGCTGACTGATGCTTGGCGTCTGGGGCTGGCTGGCGGTGTTTATCGGCAGAAACTGGAAGCAGGCCAACAGGATTCGGACTACAAGCTCGACAGCTATCTGGCCACAGCCTTCGCCCAGTTCCGTCAGGACCGTTGGTGGGCCGATGCTGCGCTGACGGCGGGGCATCTGGATTACCGCGACCTCAAGCGCACCTTCGCGCTAGGCGTGAATGACCGTAGCGAGAAAGGCGACACCGATGGCGAAGCCTGGGCTGTGACGGGTCGGCTGGGATACAACCTGGCGACCGAGGCCAGCAGTTGGCAGCTGGCACCGTTCATCAGCGCCGATTACGCCCGAGTGAAAGTGGATGGTTATGACGAGAAGAGCGTGCGTTCGACGGCCTTGGGCTTCGATGACCAGGATCGCACTTCGCGGCGCCTGGGCGTGGGGATGCTCGGGAGCGTGCAAGTGCTGGCGAATACCAGGCTTATCGCCGAGGTCGCACAAGAGCATGAATTCGAGGATGACCAACAGGATGTGACTCTGCACCTGACAACGCTACCCGCCAACGATTTCACCCTGACCGGGTACACGCCGCACAGCGACCTCACCAGAGCCAGCCTGGGGGTGAGCCATGAGTTGTTGGCAGGGGTGCATCTACGGGGGCATTACAACTGGCGCAAGAGTGACGATCTGACCCAACAAGGGGTGAGCCTGGGGGTCAGCGTCGACTTTTGA
- the rpe gene encoding ribulose-phosphate 3-epimerase: MQPYAIAPSILSADFARLGEDVDKVLAAGADIVHFDVMDNHYVPNLTIGPMVCTALRKYGVTAPIDVHLMVSPVDRIIGDFIEAGATYITFHPEASQHIDRSLQLIKDGGCKAGLVFNPATSLDALKYVMDKIDMVLLMSVNPGFGGQKFIPGTLDKLREARALIDASGRDIRLEIDGGVNVNNIREIAAAGADTFVAGSAIFNAPDYQEVIAKMRAELAQARP, translated from the coding sequence ATGCAGCCCTACGCTATTGCCCCCTCCATTCTCTCCGCCGATTTCGCCCGCCTGGGCGAGGACGTCGACAAGGTGCTGGCCGCCGGGGCCGACATCGTTCACTTCGATGTGATGGACAACCACTATGTCCCTAACCTGACCATCGGCCCGATGGTCTGCACCGCCCTGCGCAAGTACGGCGTGACGGCACCGATCGACGTGCACCTGATGGTCAGCCCGGTCGATCGCATCATCGGCGACTTCATCGAAGCTGGCGCCACCTACATCACCTTCCACCCGGAAGCCTCGCAGCACATCGACCGTTCGCTGCAGCTGATCAAGGACGGCGGCTGCAAGGCCGGCTTGGTGTTCAACCCGGCGACCAGCCTGGATGCACTGAAGTACGTGATGGACAAGATCGACATGGTCCTGCTGATGAGCGTCAACCCAGGCTTCGGCGGTCAGAAGTTCATTCCTGGCACCCTCGACAAGCTGCGCGAAGCGCGTGCGTTGATCGACGCCAGTGGCCGTGATATCCGTCTGGAAATCGACGGTGGCGTCAACGTCAACAATATTCGCGAGATCGCTGCCGCTGGCGCCGACACCTTCGTGGCCGGCTCGGCCATCTTTAATGCCCCGGACTACCAGGAAGTCATCGCCAAGATGCGCGCCGAACTGGCCCAGGCGCGCCCATGA
- the trpE gene encoding anthranilate synthase component I, which produces MIREEFLRLAAAGYNRIPLACETLADFDTPLSIYLKLADQPNTYLLESVQGGEKWGRYSMIGLPSRTVMRVHGYHVSILQDGVEVESHDVEDPLAFVETFKDRYKVADIPGLPRFNGGLVGYFGYDCVRYVEKRLGASPNPDPLGVPDILLMVSDAVVVFDNLAGKMHAIVLVDPAEEQAFEQGQARLQGLLETLRQPITPRRGLDLSGPVAAEPTFRSSYTRDDYENAVGRIKEYILAGDCMQVVPSQRMSIDFKAAPIDLYRALRCFNPTPYMYFFNFGDFHVVGSSPEVLVRVEDNLVTVRPIAGTRPRGATEEADRALEDDLLSDEKEIAEHLMLIDLGRNDVGRVSSTGSVRLTEKMVIERYSNVMHIVSNVTGQLRQGLTAMDALRAILPAGTLSGAPKIRAMEIIDELEPVKRGVYGGAVGYFAWNGNMDTAIAIRTAVIKDGELHVQAGGGIVADSVPALEWEETINKRRAMFRAVALAEQTSAK; this is translated from the coding sequence ATGATCCGCGAAGAATTCCTGCGCCTGGCCGCTGCCGGCTACAACCGCATTCCCCTGGCCTGCGAAACCCTGGCCGACTTCGACACACCGCTGTCGATCTACCTGAAACTGGCTGACCAGCCGAACACCTACCTGCTCGAATCGGTGCAGGGCGGTGAGAAGTGGGGCCGTTACTCGATGATCGGCCTGCCTTCGCGTACCGTGATGCGTGTGCATGGCTATCACGTCAGCATCCTGCAGGATGGCGTCGAGGTGGAAAGCCATGACGTCGAAGACCCACTGGCCTTCGTCGAAACGTTCAAAGACCGCTACAAGGTCGCCGACATCCCTGGCTTGCCACGCTTCAACGGTGGCCTGGTGGGTTACTTCGGTTATGACTGCGTGCGCTATGTTGAAAAACGCCTGGGTGCCAGCCCGAACCCGGATCCGCTGGGCGTGCCGGATATCCTGCTGATGGTCTCCGATGCTGTGGTGGTGTTCGACAACCTGGCGGGCAAGATGCACGCCATCGTGCTGGTCGACCCGGCCGAGGAGCAGGCGTTCGAACAGGGTCAGGCGCGCCTGCAAGGTTTGCTGGAAACCCTGCGTCAGCCGATCACGCCACGCCGCGGCCTCGACCTCAGTGGCCCGGTGGCGGCCGAGCCGACATTCCGCTCCAGCTACACCCGTGACGATTACGAGAATGCGGTAGGGCGGATCAAGGAGTACATCCTGGCGGGTGATTGCATGCAGGTGGTGCCGTCACAACGCATGTCGATCGACTTCAAGGCAGCACCCATCGATCTGTACCGCGCGCTGCGCTGCTTCAACCCGACGCCTTACATGTACTTCTTCAACTTCGGCGACTTCCATGTGGTTGGCAGCTCGCCGGAAGTGCTGGTGCGGGTGGAAGACAACCTGGTCACCGTACGCCCGATCGCCGGTACTCGCCCGCGAGGGGCGACCGAAGAAGCGGACCGGGCGCTGGAAGACGACTTGCTGTCGGACGAAAAAGAGATTGCCGAGCACCTGATGCTCATTGACCTGGGCCGCAATGATGTAGGTCGGGTGTCGTCGACCGGCAGTGTGCGCCTGACCGAGAAGATGGTGATCGAGCGTTACTCCAATGTGATGCACATCGTGTCCAACGTCACCGGCCAACTGCGCCAGGGCTTGACCGCCATGGATGCACTGCGGGCGATTCTGCCGGCGGGCACCTTGTCGGGGGCGCCGAAGATCCGCGCAATGGAAATCATCGACGAGCTGGAGCCGGTCAAGCGCGGTGTTTACGGCGGTGCAGTGGGTTACTTCGCCTGGAACGGCAACATGGATACTGCAATTGCCATTCGCACGGCGGTGATCAAGGACGGTGAACTGCATGTGCAGGCCGGCGGCGGCATCGTTGCCGACTCGGTGCCGGCGCTGGAGTGGGAAGAAACCATCAACAAACGCCGGGCGATGTTCCGTGCTGTGGCGTTGGCCGAGCAGACTTCTGCAAAGTAA
- a CDS encoding ABC transporter permease: protein MAIAVPLNEGAGPSLKQRLKHAERVNRWKAQALIAPLALFLLLVFLVPIAALLYKSVGNPEVVGGMPRTVQSIAQWDGKSLPGEEVYKALSQDLAESRKNQTLGDLSKRLNMELAGYRSLLAKTARALPFKAEPASYKDALQTLDERWGDPAYWQAIRRNTSSVTSFYLLAALDHRIDDLGELAKATPDQAIYLDIFARTLWMGVVITAICLVLAYPLAYLLANLPTRQSNLLMILVLLPFWTSILVRVAAWIVLLQSGGLINSALMAMGIIDQPLELVFNRTGVYISMVHILLPFMILPLYSVMKGISPSYMRAAISLGCHPFASFWRVYFPQTYAGVGAGCLLVFILAIGYYITPALLGSPNDQMVSYFVAFYTNTSINWGMATALGGLLLLATVLLYLIYSWLVGASRLRLS from the coding sequence ATGGCCATTGCAGTGCCCCTCAACGAAGGCGCAGGTCCAAGTCTCAAGCAGCGCCTCAAGCACGCCGAGCGGGTCAACCGCTGGAAGGCGCAGGCCCTGATCGCGCCACTTGCGCTATTTCTCCTGCTGGTCTTCCTGGTGCCGATTGCGGCGCTGCTGTACAAAAGCGTCGGCAACCCGGAAGTGGTTGGCGGCATGCCGCGCACGGTCCAATCCATCGCGCAGTGGGACGGTAAGAGCCTGCCGGGTGAAGAGGTCTACAAGGCCCTGAGCCAGGACTTGGCCGAATCCCGCAAGAACCAGACCCTGGGCGACCTGTCCAAGCGCCTGAACATGGAGCTCGCCGGCTACCGCAGCCTGTTGGCGAAAACTGCGCGGGCACTGCCGTTCAAGGCGGAGCCAGCCTCCTATAAGGACGCCCTGCAAACCCTCGACGAGCGCTGGGGCGACCCGGCCTACTGGCAGGCGATTCGCCGCAACACCAGTTCGGTGACCTCGTTCTACCTGCTGGCAGCACTCGATCACCGTATCGATGACCTCGGTGAACTGGCCAAGGCCACGCCCGACCAGGCCATTTACCTGGATATCTTTGCCCGCACCCTGTGGATGGGTGTGGTGATCACGGCCATCTGCCTGGTGCTGGCGTACCCGCTGGCCTACCTGCTGGCCAACCTGCCGACTCGGCAGAGCAACCTGCTGATGATCCTGGTGCTGCTGCCATTCTGGACTTCGATCCTGGTGCGGGTAGCGGCGTGGATCGTCCTGTTGCAGTCGGGCGGCCTGATCAACAGTGCGTTGATGGCCATGGGCATCATCGATCAACCGCTGGAACTGGTATTCAACCGCACCGGTGTGTACATCTCGATGGTGCACATCCTGCTGCCGTTCATGATCCTGCCGCTGTACAGCGTGATGAAGGGCATCTCACCCAGCTACATGCGGGCGGCCATCTCCCTGGGCTGCCATCCGTTCGCCAGCTTCTGGCGGGTGTATTTCCCGCAGACCTACGCAGGCGTTGGCGCCGGTTGCCTGCTGGTGTTCATCCTGGCGATCGGCTACTACATCACCCCGGCGCTGCTCGGCAGCCCCAACGACCAGATGGTCAGCTACTTCGTCGCCTTCTACACCAACACCAGCATCAACTGGGGCATGGCCACCGCACTGGGTGGGCTGTTGCTGCTGGCGACCGTGCTGCTGTACCTGATCTATAGCTGGCTGGTCGGCGCCAGCCGCCTGCGCCTGAGCTGA
- a CDS encoding phosphoglycolate phosphatase: protein MSGFEQLFPGALPRLVMFDLDGTLIDSVPDLAAAVDRMLLELGRPPAGLDAVRHWVGNGAQVLVRRALAGGIEHGAVDDALAEQGLALFMEAYADNHELTVVYPGVKDTLRWLQKQGVEMALITNKPERFVAPLLDQMKIGRYFRWIIGGDTLPQKKPDPAALLHVMKMAGVTPAQSLFVGDSRSDVLAAKAAGVKCVGLSYGYNHGRPIDEESPNLVIDDLRALLPGCADPATGITLADLQASQDRESTVAVTGKFWMKVIKALARWRWRA from the coding sequence ATGAGCGGCTTCGAGCAGCTGTTCCCGGGGGCGCTGCCCAGGCTGGTGATGTTCGATCTGGACGGTACCCTGATCGACTCGGTCCCAGACCTGGCCGCTGCCGTGGACCGCATGCTGCTCGAACTCGGGCGCCCGCCCGCAGGTCTTGACGCGGTTCGTCACTGGGTCGGCAACGGTGCCCAGGTACTGGTGCGCCGGGCCCTTGCTGGTGGTATCGAGCACGGTGCCGTGGACGACGCGCTGGCTGAACAAGGCCTGGCGCTGTTCATGGAGGCCTATGCCGATAACCATGAACTCACCGTGGTCTACCCCGGCGTGAAGGACACCCTGCGCTGGCTGCAGAAACAGGGTGTGGAGATGGCGCTGATTACCAACAAGCCGGAGCGTTTCGTCGCCCCGCTGCTGGACCAGATGAAGATCGGCCGCTATTTCCGCTGGATCATCGGTGGCGACACACTGCCACAGAAGAAGCCCGACCCCGCTGCGCTGCTGCATGTCATGAAAATGGCTGGTGTCACGCCGGCGCAGTCGCTGTTCGTCGGCGACTCGCGCAGCGATGTGCTGGCGGCCAAGGCTGCCGGCGTCAAGTGTGTTGGCCTGAGCTATGGCTACAACCACGGCCGGCCCATCGATGAAGAATCCCCCAACCTGGTGATCGACGACCTGCGCGCGCTGCTCCCCGGTTGCGCAGACCCGGCCACTGGGATAACGTTGGCGGACCTTCAAGCCTCACAAGACAGAGAGTCCACCGTGGCGGTCACTGGCAAATTCTGGATGAAAGTCATCAAGGCCTTGGCCCGTTGGCGCTGGCGCGCCTGA